The following are encoded in a window of Streptomyces sp. 11x1 genomic DNA:
- the fusA gene encoding elongation factor G, with the protein MRSNVTNIANPLTTVRNLGILAHVDAGKTTVTERFLYATGTTHKRGEVHDGTTVTDFDPQERDRGITIFAAAVSCAWDGHRINLIDTPGHVDFADEVERSLRVLDGAIAVFDAVAGVESQSESVWRQADRHGVPRIAFVNKLDRAGADLDTAVESIRQRLHPVPLVVQSPIGTEDGFVGVVDLLRMRALVWADGSETAEEGPVPDDLRDEAGRRRRRLEEAVAELHPAALEEFCERGTLSARTLAAALRDLTRTGEGVVVLCGSAYRNRGIEPLLDAVVAYLPSPLDVPAVRGTHDGTEQERAAEAEAPVAALAFKVSATATGRLTYVRLYSGTIRKGDTVLDAGTRRTERIGRILRVQADRHAELERAVAGDIVAVVGLKSARPGTTLCDPAAPLLLEPPSVADPVVSVAVEARRSTDTDRLATALARLAEEDPSLVVRTDPETGQTLLSGMGELHLEVAVEKVRQAHGLEVAVGRPRVACRETVVRGVSGLVFRHVKQDGGAGQFAHVVLDVAPLPPSEADGDGAATGFVFRSTVVGGRVPQEYVRAVEAGCRDALAEGPLGGHPVTGLSVTLTDGATHSKDSSEMAFRTAGRLGLREAMRAAVMGLLEPVADVMVTVPADAVGGVLGDLAARRGRVTDSVTRGESVVVTAVVPLAELFGYATRLRSRTQGRGTFTARPAGYAAAPGAVAVG; encoded by the coding sequence ATGCGCAGCAACGTCACCAACATCGCCAACCCCCTGACCACCGTGCGGAATCTGGGCATCCTCGCCCACGTCGACGCCGGCAAGACCACCGTCACCGAGCGGTTCCTGTACGCCACCGGGACCACGCACAAGCGGGGCGAGGTCCACGACGGGACGACCGTCACCGACTTCGATCCGCAGGAGCGCGACCGGGGCATCACCATCTTCGCGGCGGCCGTCAGCTGCGCCTGGGACGGACATCGGATCAACCTGATCGACACCCCCGGCCACGTCGACTTCGCCGACGAGGTGGAGCGTTCGCTCAGGGTGCTCGACGGGGCGATCGCCGTGTTCGACGCGGTCGCGGGCGTCGAGTCGCAGAGCGAGTCGGTGTGGCGGCAGGCCGACCGGCACGGCGTGCCGCGCATCGCCTTCGTCAACAAGCTGGACCGCGCGGGCGCCGACCTGGACACGGCCGTCGAGTCGATCCGGCAGCGGCTCCACCCGGTCCCGCTGGTGGTGCAGTCGCCGATCGGTACGGAGGACGGGTTCGTCGGTGTGGTCGATCTGCTGCGCATGCGGGCGCTGGTGTGGGCGGACGGATCCGAGACGGCAGAGGAGGGGCCGGTTCCCGACGACCTGAGGGACGAGGCCGGGCGGCGACGGCGGCGGCTGGAGGAGGCGGTGGCCGAACTGCATCCGGCGGCGCTGGAGGAGTTCTGCGAACGGGGCACGCTCTCCGCGCGGACGCTGGCCGCCGCGCTGCGCGACCTGACCCGCACGGGCGAGGGCGTGGTCGTGCTCTGCGGCTCCGCCTACCGCAACCGTGGCATCGAACCGCTGCTCGACGCGGTGGTGGCGTATCTGCCGTCGCCGCTAGACGTGCCGGCCGTACGCGGCACGCACGACGGTACGGAGCAGGAGCGTGCCGCCGAGGCGGAGGCGCCGGTCGCGGCCCTGGCGTTCAAGGTGAGCGCCACGGCCACGGGACGGCTGACGTACGTGAGGCTCTACTCGGGCACGATCCGGAAGGGGGACACCGTGCTGGACGCCGGGACGCGGCGCACCGAGCGGATCGGCCGGATCCTGCGGGTCCAGGCCGACCGGCACGCCGAACTGGAGCGGGCCGTGGCCGGCGACATCGTCGCGGTGGTCGGGCTGAAGTCCGCCCGCCCGGGGACGACGCTGTGCGATCCGGCGGCGCCGCTGCTCCTCGAACCGCCGTCCGTCGCCGACCCCGTGGTGTCGGTGGCCGTCGAGGCGCGCCGGAGCACCGACACCGACCGGCTCGCCACTGCCCTCGCACGGCTCGCCGAGGAGGACCCCTCGCTGGTGGTGCGGACCGACCCCGAGACCGGGCAGACCCTGCTGTCCGGCATGGGCGAACTGCATCTGGAGGTTGCGGTGGAGAAGGTCCGGCAGGCCCATGGGCTGGAGGTGGCCGTCGGTCGGCCTCGCGTGGCCTGTCGCGAGACGGTCGTGCGTGGGGTGTCGGGGCTGGTCTTCCGGCACGTCAAACAGGACGGCGGGGCCGGGCAGTTCGCGCACGTCGTGCTGGACGTGGCGCCTCTGCCGCCCTCGGAGGCCGACGGTGACGGTGCCGCCACGGGCTTCGTCTTCCGCTCCACCGTCGTGGGCGGGCGGGTGCCGCAGGAGTACGTGCGCGCGGTCGAGGCCGGCTGCCGTGACGCGCTTGCCGAGGGGCCGCTCGGTGGTCACCCGGTGACGGGGCTGAGCGTCACCCTGACCGACGGGGCGACCCATTCCAAGGACTCCTCGGAGATGGCCTTCCGTACCGCCGGGCGGCTCGGGCTCCGGGAGGCCATGCGGGCGGCGGTGATGGGGCTGCTGGAGCCTGTCGCCGATGTCATGGTGACCGTGCCTGCGGATGCCGTGGGCGGGGTGCTCGGGGATCTCGCGGCTCGGCGGGGGCGGGTGACGGATTCCGTGACCCGGGGTGAGTCTGTGGTCGTGACCGCGGTCGTGCCGCTGGCGGAGTTGTTCGGGTACGCGACGCGGTTGCGGAGCCGGACGCAGGGGCGGGGGACGTTCACGGCGCGGCCTGCCGGGTATGCGGCGGCGCCGGGGGCCGTGGCGGTGGGTTAG
- a CDS encoding glycosyl hydrolase, whose protein sequence is MSSSPLKRRTFVLLGAAVAAAAGTRTSMAAPTAVPGTPTPVRIVDDHATPATRALFAYLKRQQGRGVLFGHQHDLTYGFTFTTPDGRASDTRAAVGDHPAVFGWDTLVLDGDERPGTEDGTDAENIAALSRCIRQGDARGGINTLSAHMPNFVTGGDFYDTTGRVVGQILPGGAKHARFNRFLDRVAKAVKGARRPDGTLIPVIFRPFHENNGGWFWWGAGHTTSGEFIELFRYTVEYLRDVRGVHNLLYAYSPNASLGGDPAGYLRTYPGDRFVDVLGYDSYDEGAGPTPWLDGLVRDLAMVVRLANERGKVPAFTEFGESGTEIRDPQWFTRLLRAVEGDPLARQVTYMATWANFGGTKRAYVPYPGHALLPDFVRFHEDPYTLFAADLRGVFAARTTAVRNGPTAHLVTPTDRQRVTAARTTVRVRVTPARASRVTYSVNGGRARALRPDADGYYSAVWSIGPTLRKKGSATLTVRARVDGRTLTDSAVVLLGEAPRLPAGWIDDFEGYAGDDVALGEAYTHLNTHTLTLSTEHKSSGSYGLAYAYDFTGSEFTGIGRPVDADWSAFTSLRLWLRGDGSENAGALEIVADGIPFQYRFALDDTSGQEIRVPFDEFRPAPWDTGNATAVLDAARLARVKTFNLYLGRASEVVTKGVVYVDDIRAE, encoded by the coding sequence ATGTCCAGCTCTCCCCTGAAGCGCCGCACGTTCGTCCTGCTGGGTGCCGCGGTCGCCGCGGCCGCCGGCACCCGCACATCGATGGCCGCGCCGACGGCGGTCCCCGGCACGCCGACGCCGGTCCGGATCGTCGACGACCACGCGACCCCCGCCACCCGCGCCCTGTTCGCGTACCTGAAGCGGCAGCAGGGCAGAGGCGTCCTGTTCGGTCACCAGCACGACCTGACCTACGGCTTCACCTTCACCACACCCGACGGCAGGGCGTCCGACACCAGAGCGGCGGTGGGCGACCACCCCGCGGTCTTCGGCTGGGACACCCTTGTCCTCGACGGCGACGAGCGCCCCGGCACCGAGGACGGCACCGACGCCGAGAACATCGCCGCGCTCAGCCGGTGCATCCGGCAGGGCGACGCCCGCGGCGGCATCAACACCCTCAGCGCCCACATGCCGAACTTCGTCACCGGCGGGGACTTCTACGACACCACGGGCCGCGTCGTCGGCCAGATCCTCCCCGGAGGAGCGAAGCACGCGCGCTTCAACCGCTTCCTCGACCGTGTCGCGAAGGCGGTCAAGGGCGCCCGGCGCCCGGACGGCACCCTCATCCCGGTCATCTTCCGCCCCTTCCACGAGAACAACGGCGGCTGGTTCTGGTGGGGTGCCGGCCACACCACCTCGGGCGAGTTCATCGAGCTGTTCCGCTACACCGTGGAGTACCTGCGTGACGTCAGGGGCGTCCACAACCTGCTCTACGCCTACTCGCCCAACGCCAGCCTCGGGGGCGACCCGGCCGGGTACCTGCGCACCTACCCGGGCGACCGGTTCGTCGACGTCCTCGGCTACGACTCCTACGACGAGGGCGCCGGGCCGACCCCCTGGCTGGACGGTCTCGTGAGGGACCTGGCGATGGTGGTCCGCCTCGCGAACGAGCGGGGCAAGGTGCCCGCCTTCACCGAGTTCGGGGAGAGCGGTACCGAGATCCGCGACCCGCAGTGGTTCACCCGGCTGCTGCGGGCCGTCGAGGGTGACCCGCTGGCCCGCCAGGTGACGTACATGGCCACGTGGGCCAACTTCGGCGGCACCAAGCGCGCTTATGTGCCGTACCCGGGCCACGCCCTGCTGCCGGACTTCGTCCGGTTCCACGAAGACCCCTACACCCTCTTCGCCGCCGATCTGCGCGGGGTGTTCGCCGCCCGCACCACCGCCGTCAGGAACGGCCCGACCGCGCACCTGGTGACACCGACCGACCGGCAGCGTGTGACGGCCGCCAGGACCACCGTCCGGGTGCGGGTCACGCCCGCGCGGGCGAGCCGGGTCACCTACTCCGTGAACGGCGGACGTGCCCGAGCGCTGCGCCCGGACGCCGACGGCTACTACTCGGCCGTCTGGTCGATCGGCCCCACCCTGCGCAAGAAGGGCTCGGCGACCCTCACCGTGCGCGCCCGGGTCGACGGCAGGACGCTCACCGACTCCGCCGTCGTCCTCCTCGGCGAGGCTCCACGGCTGCCCGCCGGGTGGATCGACGACTTCGAGGGGTACGCCGGGGACGACGTCGCGCTCGGCGAGGCGTACACCCATCTCAACACCCACACCCTCACCCTGTCGACCGAGCACAAGTCCTCGGGCTCCTACGGACTGGCCTACGCCTACGACTTCACCGGGTCGGAGTTCACCGGGATCGGCAGGCCGGTCGACGCCGACTGGTCCGCCTTCACCTCCCTGCGGCTGTGGCTGCGGGGCGACGGTTCGGAGAACGCGGGCGCGCTGGAGATCGTCGCCGACGGGATCCCGTTCCAGTACCGCTTCGCGCTGGACGACACGAGCGGGCAGGAGATCAGGGTCCCCTTCGACGAGTTCCGGCCCGCCCCCTGGGACACCGGCAACGCCACCGCCGTGCTCGACGCGGCCCGTCTGGCCCGGGTCAAGACATTCAACCTGTACCTCGGCCGGGCGAGCGAGGTGGTGACCAAGGGCGTCGTGTACGTGGACGACATCCGGGCCGAATGA
- a CDS encoding aldehyde dehydrogenase family protein, with protein sequence MAPTLTLKSGAAWTDAWRRCLAVAPEAFRDDRVLNLWNGSWQADGRALPATSPVDGTPVAGPPRLDGATAYHAVRACLDQHRAWRHVPLAERRARVAATLDALTEHRELLALLLVWEIGKPWRPAQADVDRAIDGVRWYVDGIEPMVEGRVPLDGPVSNIASWNYPMSVLVHAMLVQALAGNAVIAKTPTDGGVACLTLASALAAREGVPVTLVSGSGRELSEALVRAPEIGCVSFVGGRDTGAAVATAVADLGKRHVLEQEGLNAWGIWNHTDWETLTAVVPKLFDYGKQRCTAYPRFVVQRELFDEFLAAYLPAVRTLKVGHPLAVEHPDDPYPTLDFGPLINAAKAKELTDQVAEAVDRGAVPLHRGRLADARFLPGQDTGAYVLPVTLLDPPPSSPLHHAEPFGPVDTIVLVDTEAELLAAMNASNGALVATLSTDDRATYERLAPQIRAFKVGHGKPRSRGDRDELFGGFGASWRGAFVGGDLLVKAVTRGPAGERLPGNFPDHHLMPSVA encoded by the coding sequence ATGGCCCCCACTCTCACCCTCAAGTCCGGCGCCGCCTGGACCGACGCGTGGCGACGCTGTCTCGCCGTCGCCCCCGAGGCCTTCCGGGACGACCGGGTCCTCAACCTCTGGAACGGCTCCTGGCAGGCCGACGGCCGGGCTCTGCCCGCCACCAGCCCCGTCGACGGCACCCCCGTCGCGGGCCCGCCCCGACTGGACGGCGCCACCGCGTACCACGCCGTCCGGGCCTGTCTCGACCAGCACCGGGCCTGGCGCCACGTTCCCCTCGCCGAACGCCGCGCCCGGGTCGCCGCCACCCTCGACGCCCTCACTGAGCACCGTGAACTGCTCGCCCTGCTCCTCGTCTGGGAGATCGGCAAGCCCTGGCGGCCGGCCCAGGCCGACGTCGACCGGGCCATCGACGGCGTCCGCTGGTACGTCGACGGCATCGAACCCATGGTCGAGGGGCGTGTCCCCCTCGACGGCCCGGTCTCCAACATCGCCAGCTGGAACTACCCGATGAGCGTGCTCGTCCACGCGATGCTGGTCCAGGCTCTCGCCGGGAACGCCGTCATCGCCAAGACGCCCACCGACGGCGGCGTCGCCTGTCTCACCCTCGCCAGTGCGCTCGCCGCCCGCGAGGGCGTCCCCGTCACCCTCGTCAGCGGCAGCGGACGCGAACTGTCCGAGGCGCTGGTCCGCGCCCCCGAGATCGGCTGCGTCTCCTTCGTCGGCGGCCGCGATACCGGCGCCGCCGTGGCCACCGCCGTCGCCGACCTCGGCAAACGCCACGTCCTGGAACAGGAGGGCCTGAACGCCTGGGGCATCTGGAACCACACCGACTGGGAGACCCTGACCGCCGTCGTCCCCAAACTCTTCGACTACGGCAAGCAGCGCTGCACGGCCTATCCGCGCTTCGTCGTCCAGCGCGAGCTGTTCGACGAGTTCCTCGCGGCCTACCTGCCCGCGGTCCGCACCCTCAAGGTGGGCCACCCGCTGGCCGTGGAGCACCCCGACGACCCGTACCCGACCCTGGACTTCGGCCCCCTCATCAACGCCGCCAAGGCCAAGGAACTGACCGACCAGGTCGCCGAGGCCGTCGACCGGGGCGCCGTGCCGCTGCACCGGGGGCGACTCGCCGACGCGCGCTTCCTGCCCGGCCAGGACACCGGCGCGTACGTCCTGCCCGTCACCCTCCTCGACCCGCCCCCGTCCTCCCCGCTGCACCACGCGGAACCCTTCGGTCCGGTCGACACGATCGTCCTGGTCGACACCGAGGCCGAGCTGCTCGCCGCCATGAACGCCTCGAACGGCGCACTCGTCGCCACCCTGTCCACCGACGACCGGGCGACGTACGAGCGGCTGGCACCCCAGATCCGCGCCTTCAAGGTCGGCCACGGCAAGCCGCGCTCCCGCGGCGACCGCGACGAGCTCTTCGGCGGCTTCGGCGCGTCCTGGCGGGGCGCCTTCGTCGGCGGCGACCTGCTCGTCAAGGCGGTCACGCGCGGCCCGGCGGGGGAGCGGCTGCCGGGGAACTTCCCCGACCACCACCTCATGCCGTCCGTGGCCTGA